The proteins below are encoded in one region of Pseudomonas putida NBRC 14164:
- a CDS encoding DUF2388 domain-containing protein encodes MRLKTAIAAAALLSLPIGSAMADTFWRNVMTSGATTASSYLTSRDHKLVVAAQDDASSFVASEGAIRGPFLEAAMRQARAEHPGMQASDMELANAILAKNAVAE; translated from the coding sequence ATGCGTCTCAAAACCGCCATCGCTGCCGCTGCCTTGCTTTCGCTGCCCATTGGCTCGGCCATGGCCGATACCTTCTGGCGTAACGTGATGACTTCCGGTGCAACCACGGCATCGAGCTACCTGACCTCGCGAGATCACAAACTGGTTGTGGCCGCACAGGATGACGCTAGCAGCTTCGTCGCCAGCGAAGGCGCGATCCGCGGGCCGTTCCTGGAAGCGGCCATGCGCCAGGCGCGGGCAGAGCACCCAGGGATGCAGGCTTCCGACATGGAGCTGGCCAATGCCATCCTGGCCAAG